In Melitaea cinxia chromosome 4, ilMelCinx1.1, whole genome shotgun sequence, a single genomic region encodes these proteins:
- the LOC123670429 gene encoding uncharacterized protein LOC123670429 yields MSAESPRHARSGGPLIVPSQPPSDRSIIDAVSGFINDVTLSSSSTVDPRDVIQWARFETADINEPTPEGDSDNDVPPLLLILGYGSGVQVWLINPTGAAQEVLSWRQGQVRVLRILPTPQHGDCFASKRPLIALCDSASPGPPFCSLSFISIRGGEQVKNIKFKNPVLDVLANKRSLVVSFSERFAVFDAATLEDRLAITTCYPCPCPLGGTAPNNPLALGDRWLAYADKKLNPSKRSSGGCESEGVTSYTATVLHAAKSLSKGLRGLGESVAHSLAGGRSTSQSPSPPNADLQQPGVVTILDIEDNEDEDNQDCEDPCDPIVAHFIAHSEAIIALKFDPSGMLLVTADRRGHDFHVFRINPHPCGPSLASVHHLYILHRGDTTAKVQDIAISGDSRWAAVSTLRGTTHVFALSAYGGACGVRTHTAPRVVNRLSRFHRSAGLPIHAQPAAHSPVLDGAGPGAWFPNPRLPPYPLPHTTIPLAQLRPTHLPTHTITRTSSGRQRLSSLSEESGAAPLLARACFGVSGTAGRAASVPLYLVAASGTLLHLALHPRPARSVPKEKVCDESPIELDVEPIAQWPLQRPSAAADLLAPLPSSNPLLQVVSYRRRADPGMSEEERWLSQVEIVTHAGPHRRLWMGPQFVFKTYNCNGSSSSLSEAEAVEVDAGAALGARSPPVNMPGVRPVVPVLVDSGSASSLEHSPSDSFRRKSLLAETGRATSVCDVQLKEDLAEAMKEDHGMYMLYSFARGGSPEARPGGGVERAVAPQGTLVAPPRAARAPPLDADAHTRCNADEAAFRPVLRAPAPPPPAPPLHARPLPAATTIPVQTVSPRDLSPEDEPLPLNTDVVIPAQLSGPDYEQHPDPYSAPEPSMFSLGVKEFVNRDLEIGENAKRESECERASTAVEIERMDRSKSLPKSNRPSDDIQPVARPSVKRSPTNKSVKDSAASEISIKSKKSSNFRSGESVSGDADINMPKKEKEPPKLDQSVEVSVSKGIKSRKDNKNLKIVDEPIKPNPIALEKNKELIEPDPIAPKKEKESIKPVTIASEKDNEPIKPVTIAPKKDKEPINPAMMVPEKDKDVMKLVTIAREKDKEPIKPVTIAREKDKEPIKPVTIAREKDKEPIKPVPIAPKKDKEPINPAIMAPEIDKEPIKPVTIAPENDKELIKPVTIAPEKDKPTFSEEPMTNTKGLSKPAFDSTTNDIKTEDQAWDLLLSEPDKIETSNKDIPRLSSEGKIEEAKVKSKKNRKTKKTDEQQVKEGEDSFIEIHAIEDKQQLVSDDLVSISVTMEGVDFSSYSSTKAKKQRSSKSRTPERKDNNEEIVKLAENRYEKDPDKNSKKRDTEPTDEVMTDIKLFSQSITNSKGKETGKQSKRREFLVPETIQTNFINDPQPNTSLSDFPKPVKSKSPSPKLDLHKKDKFEKEEKEVYVINTTEDDFPEIQITRGSKHSKRSPQLPEKKSHETEKIEKHQPVKSWSSVAASKTKKVEEFKVDIEKEELQDEAAVLERNKKTEISLQDKLIELCKRTDIMVAECDAPSELNFVEEHHADSPELPPLERLDFGMDHFDLEVMRDSLLDANDPKMSSPISKINIDDILSSIKETTTKAIETSSFNLIDIERVSTRKEKGFSVIESDKITSQEVKLEGDKDELEKSSDDDLASPVLSTDSDKEEKKTCETPNVNIPSTKQSKSKKARKKKK; encoded by the exons GTGAAGAACATAAAATTCAAGAATCCAGTCTTAGACGTGTTAGCGAACAAGCGTTCCTTGGTTGTATCATTTTCTGAACGGTTCGCTGTGTTCGACGCGGCCACTTTAGAGGATCGTCTCGCTATAACCACCTGTTACCCGTGTCCTTGTCCACTGGGTGGGACTGCTCCTAACAACCCACTGGCACTGGGGGACCGCTGGCTGGCGTATGCTGATAAGAAACTTAATCCTTCCAAACGTAGCAGTGGGGGTTGTGAAA GTGAAGGTGTTACAAGCTACACAGCGACGGTCCTTCACGCCGCAAAATCTCTTAGTAAAGGCTTACGTGGCCTTGGCGAGAGTGTGGCCCACAGTTTAGCCGGTGGACGCAGTACGTCACAGTCGCCTTCGCCACCAAACGCCGATCTTCAGCAGCCGGGCGTCGTCACCATATTGGACATTGAG GATAACGAAGATGAGGACAATCAGGACTGCGAAGATCCTTGCGACCCGATCGTCGCTCATTTCATAGCTCACTCAGAGGCTATTATCGCTCTGAAGTTTGATCCTAGTGGCATGTTGTTGGTCACAGCGGATAGGCGTGGACACGATTTTCACGTATTCCGTATTAACCCTCATCCTTGTGGACCCAGCCTTGCGTCTGTTCACCACTTGTATATATTGCACAGAGGAGATACAACCGCCAAAGTGCAG GATATAGCGATCTCGGGCGACTCCCGCTGGGCGGCAGTGTCGACGCTGCGCGGCACGACGCACGTGTTCGCGCTCAGCGCGTACGGGGGCGCGTGCGGCGTGCGCACGCACACGGCCCCGCGCGTCGTCAACCGCCTGTCGCGCTTCCACCGCTCCGCCGGCCTGCCCATACACGCGCAGCCCGCTGCGCACAGCCCC GTGCTGGATGGTGCGGGTCCCGGTGCCTGGTTTCCTAATCCTCGGCTGCCGCCCTACCCGCTACCGCACACCACAATCCCGCTGGCGCAGTTGCGCCCGACGCACCTACCCACGCACACCATCACACGCACTAGCTCAG GTCGCCAGCGGCTGTCGTCATTGTCCGAGGAGAGCGGAGCAGCGCCGCTGCTGGCGCGCGCTTGCTTCGGTGTGAGCGGGACCGCCGGCCGCGCCGCCTCCGTGCCGCTGTACCTCGTGGCGGCCAGCGGCACGCTGCTGCACCTGGCGCTGCACCCGCGCCCCGCCCGCA GTGTGCCAAAGGAAAAAGTATGCGACGAATCTCCCATTGAATTAGATGTGGAACCGATAGCGCAGTGGCCGTTACAACGTCCTTCCGCTGCAGCCGATCTGCTGGCTCCATTACCCTCTTCGAATCCTTTACTGCAAGTAGTGAGTTACCGG CGGCGCGCCGACCCCGGCATGAGCGAGGAGGAGCGCTGGCTGTCGCAGGTGGAGATCGTGACGCACGCGGGCCCGCACCGCCGCCTGTGGATGGGCCCGCAGTTCGTCTTCAAGACCTACAACTGCAACGG GTCGAGCTCGTCGCTGTCGGAGGCGGAGGCGGTGGAGGTGGACGCGGGCGCGGCGCTGGGCGCGCGCTCCCCGCCCGTCAACATGCCCGGCGTGCGGCCCGTCGTGCCCGTGCTCGTCGACTCGGGCTCCGCCA GTTCACTCGAGCACTCTCCTTCCGATAGTTTCCGCCGCAAATCTCTCTTGGCGGAGACGGGACGAGCGACGTCCGTGTGCGACGTTCAACTTAAGGAAGATCTAGCAGAGGCTATGAAGGAGGATCACGGTATGTATATGCTTTATTCGTTT GCGCGCGGGGGGTCTCCGGAGGCGCGGCCGGGGGGCGGCGTGGAGCGCGCCGTGGCGCCGCAGGGCACGCTGGTGGCGCCGCCGCgggccgcgcgcgcgccgccgctggACGCGGACGCGCACACGCGCTGCAACGCGGACGAGGCGGCGTTCCGGCCCGTGCtgcgcgcgcccgcgccgcccccgcccgcgccgccccTGCACGCGCGCCCTCTGCCCGCCGCCACCACCATCCCGGTGCAGACGGTGTCGCCGCGCGACCTGTCGCCCGAGGACGAACCGCTGCCGCTCAATACGGATGTCGTCATCCCCGCGCAGCTGTCCGGCCCCGACTACGAGCAGCACCCGGACCCCTATTCGGCGCCGGAGCCGAGTATGTTTAGTTTAGGCGTTAAGGAATTTGTAAATAGAGATCTTGAAATCGGAGAAAATGCGAAGCGTGAGAGTGAGTGTGAGCGCGCCTCGACGGCGGTCGAGATTGAGAGAATGGATAGATCGAAATCACTGCCAAAATCGAATCGACCGTCGGATGATATTCAGCCGGTGGCTCGACCTAGCGTTAAGAGATCTCCCACCAACAAATCAGTTAAAGATAGTGCCGCTAGCGAAATTAGTATTAAGAGTAAAAAGTCAAGTAATTTTAGATCAGGTGAGAGTGTGTCAGGAGATGCAGATATTAATATGCCTAAAAAGGAAAAAGAGCCTCCGAAACTTGACCAATCTGTAGAAGTATCAGTATCGAAAGGTATTAAATCGcgtaaagataataaaaatttaaaaatagtagatGAACCTATTAAACCGAATCCCATTGCACTTGAGAAAAATAAGGAACTCATTGAACCAGACCCGATTGCTCCCAAAAAAGAAAAGGAATCTATTAAACCAGTCACGATTGCTTCCGAAAAGGATAACGAACCTATTAAACCAGTCACGATTGCTCCCAAAAAGGATAAGGAACCTATTAACCCAGCCATGATGGTTCCTGAAAAGGATAAGGATGTTATGAAACTAGTTACGATTGCTCGCGAAAAGGATAAGGAACCTATTAAACCAGTCACGATTGCTCGCGAAAAGGATAAGGAACCTATTAAACCAGTCACGATTGCTCGCGAAAAGGATAAGGAACCTATTAAACCAGTCCCGATTGCTCCCAAAAAGGATAAAGAACCTATTAACCCAGCCATCATGGCTCCTGAAATAGATAAAGAGCCTATTAAACCAGTCACGATTGCTCCTGAAAACGATAAAGAACTTATTAAACCAGTTACGATTGCTCCCGAAAAGGATAAGCCAACGTTTTCAGAAGAACCTATGACCAACACTAAAGGATTATCAAAACCCGCCTTCGATTCGACGACAAATGACATTAAAACAGAGGACCAAGCATGGGATCTGCTTTTAAGCGAACCTGATAAGATAGAAACTTCAAATAAAGATATACCGCGCTTGTCAAGTGAAGGCAAAATTGAAGAAGCAAAAGTAAAATCGAAGAAAAATCGTAAAACAAAAAAGACTGATGAACAACAGGTTAAAGAAGGTGAAGACAGTTTTATTGAGATACATGCAATTGAAGATAAGCAACAATTAGTAAGCGATGATTTAGTTTCAATTTCAGTTACCATGGAAGGCGTTGATTTCTCGTCTTATTCATCTACTAAGGCTAAAAAACAAAGATCATCTAAAAGTCGAACGCCTGAAAGGAAAGATAACAATGAAGAGATTGTTAAACTAGCTGAAAATAGATATGAGAAAGATCCTGACAAGAATAGCAAGAAAAGGGACACTGAACCCACTGATGAAGTTATGactgatattaaattattttcccaGTCAATCACTAACAGTAAAGGAAAGGAGACGGGTAAGCAATCTAAGCGTAGAGAATTCTTAGTCCCCGAAACCAtacaaactaattttattaatgatccGCAACCAAATACTTCACTATCCGATTTTCCAAAACCAGTTAAAAGCAAATCACCTTCGCCGAAACTtgatttacataaaaaagacaaatttgaaaaagaagaaaaagaagtcTACGTCATAAATACAACTGAAGATGATTTTCCAGAAATACAAATAACTAGAGGCAGCAAACATAGCAAGAGGTCACCTCAACTTCCAGAAAAGAAAAGTCACGAAACCGAAAAGATCGAAAAGCACCAACCAGTAAAATCTTGGAGTTCAGTTGCTGCTTCCAAAACAAAGAAGGTTGAAGAATTCAAAGTTGATATAGAGAAAGAAGAATTACAAGACGAGGCTGCGGTTCTGGAACGAAACAAGAAAACAGAAATATCCCTGCAAGATAAGTTGATAGAGCTCTGTAAACGAACAGATATTATGGTAGCTGAATGCGATGCTCCATCTGAACTAAATTTCGTCGAAGAACATCATGCAGATTCTCCTGAACTACCGCCCTTAGAACGTTTGGATTTTGGCATGGATCATTTTGATCTTGAAGTGATGCGAGATAGTCTTCTAGATGCTAACGATCCGAAAATGTCTAGCCCAATTAGCAAAATCAATATAGACGACATTTTGTCTTCCATCAAAGAAACCACGACCAAAGCAATCGAGACGAGTTCCTTTAACCTAATCGATATAGAGAGAGTTTCAACTAGAAAGGAGAAGGGTTTTAGCGTCATTGAAAGTGATAAAATAACTTCACAAGAAGTTAAGCTGGAAGGGGACAAAGATGAGTTGGAAAAATCTTCCGACGATGATTTGGCTTCTCCAGTGCTATCTACCGATAGCGATAAAGAGGAAAAGAAGACTTGTGAAACACCTAACGTTAATATACCTTCAACAAAACAATCTAAGTCTAAGAAAGCGcgtaaaaagaaaaagtaa